In Tursiops truncatus isolate mTurTru1 chromosome 10, mTurTru1.mat.Y, whole genome shotgun sequence, the sequence GTGTATCAGGAGAGCTGGGTTCTAATCCTACCCTGCCAGAGATGTATTCCTGTTGTTGAGCAGTTCATTTTCCcctcataaccttttttttttttttttttttgcttctgtaaAATAAGCCTATTGGCATGGATTAATAATCTGGGTTTTTACTCTCAAGTTATATGATCTGTACTTAccctgatattttaaaagtgaacCATTTTGTATTTAGGTGGCTATAAATCATGAATACTTGGGAAACTTCTAGGTGGTCATTAGGAAGAGAATTATCAAAATCTTTTACTCAGGGAGTGTTACAGATATATATTATGCTAGATATATAATTTGAACCACAGAGTAACAAATAACTTTGTGATATACTGGACTTCTAATATTCCCCTTTATTTTATCCTGAAATGTGCACACAAGGTGTTCTGGATCAGAGACAGATTATCATTAGTCACTTGAGACATAATGACCACATGGTTCCCTCACACCCTGATTCTTTCCCCAGGGACTACTTTCTGAAAGCCAGATCTAATGTCCTGTTCATACAAACTGCTGAAAGGTGATCCGCCTCCCtcctgaaaggaaagagaagggaacttTTGCACCATTGACCTGTTGGACAGTTAAAGTTATCCAGATGTGAGAGATTAAAGGAAAAACTACCAACTTTCTTGCTTTTAAAGACAATTCCCAAATGACTTCTTAGTTTAGGAATAATtaaggcagaggaagaaaacatgcttttatatatgtaaaagaaggtgttagtttttaaaagtagattGTGGTATATAATGGTTTTGTCTCTTGTGGTTGCAAGGCTCCAAGACCTACTCAGGTTATCATGTGTTCTTTCATAGATACaatataagaattaaaagaaaaataagcacttATGTACATACAGCTTGACATTTTTATTACTGACTCTACAAATGTGTATAATTGTTAGTTTTCACTAAATTTTCCTAATTACCTgagaataattttaattgttgaaaatattactttacaatttattcaacaaacattttgtgGTCTACTTTATGTAATAAGCATCATGCCAGGCTATGGTATAGACACAAGCAGGACAGGTGTAACCTCCTGACTTCAAGGAATCTAGTGAGAAAAACAGTTAAACTTGCATTTATAAGAAAGAGTTATTATAGAGAAAGCATCGGGTCCTATGGGACTGCGTAACCAAAGCACTTATCATAAACTGGGAGAGTCAGAGAAGACTTTCCAGAGCAGGTCAGTTAAGGCAAGAAACCGAAAAATGGGAGGTCTTAGCCCAGAAAGAGtacctgaaggaaatgaaaagggaagaaaCGTTTTAGGCAGAGGAAGTAGCTTGTGCAAAGGCTTGGAGGTTTAGAGAGCATCTATAAGAAGTTTAATGTGATTAGAATGTGGGGTTGGTGAGGGAGGTTGAAGGAGGATTTgtgataaaaacagaaaagtttttGAAACTATTGCCTTTGGGAAGTTTAGATTGGTTATGAAGGAAACTAATAAACATACTGGcctaaaataaatacagtatttaATCTTACCATCTAATACATTTATATAGTATCTTGTtgatggtttgttttgttttgttttgtttactgcacAGCGTagaggatcttagttccctggcgggggattgaactcatgccccctgcagtggaagtgtagagacttaaccactggaccgccagggaagtcaccATTTATGTAGTATCTTGAAAGCCAATCTCAAATATTTCTCTGAAACTTCCCAAACTTTTTTATCCAAAAGACATCACACTCTAAATTCTCATTGTCTCTGCTGGCAAAGTGATCACACTCTGGCATGTCTATTTTAAAGAATCTAATTTGTGAAACATTATTTCAGTGTTTACAttctatctcttcaaatatatagTGAGCATCCTGAACCTTGAGCTTGTTGAACCTTGTATATAATAAAAGCTCAGAGAAAGTAAGGGTTTATTCAATTAGCAGGTAATGGAgcacaaaaaagaagagaaagtctaGTCCTAATTTCTTCTATCTAGCTGTGTGATACTGTACAACTCATTGGGATTAAGGTTTTCTTCTCTGTCAGATGACAGAATTGGACTCTTCCCAATGAGGATGGGGGCTTGGAGGGACAATCTCACTTTTCAAACTAAGCACTAAGCCTCCCCTCTAGAGTTGGATTTTCTTTGAGGACCTTGACTACTACTAAACCCCTTGAATAGCAGAGTGTTGAATGAGAGCTGTTATTACTGAAGGGAGTGTTATGCACATGAAAAACCCAGAAGCTAAGGTAAGACTGTATGGGTAATGGCAGTTCACTTTTGAGTTTATTGTAATTGACGTCAATCAGAGTCTTGTGCAGTTATATACTATGTTTGACTCCCTTTTTTATCTATGGGTAAAGTTTATAGTCTGTTCAGCTCAGTCAGAAGGAAGTATGTACATAGTTACTGTGACTAAggtgaaattgaatttgttatTACTTTATTGTGATGAAATGCCTACTAGCGTCCTGTGTAAAAAAACTGACCAAAAAAGGAGAATGGAGCCTTGGTGCCTTTGTGATagaaatgaatctttttttctgcCCTCTAGTTCATATAATCAGGCCAGTATCTTGCCTTTTTTGGTACCACTTAAAGGAATAGTCTTATAAAAGAAGTATGCTTTTAACTGCAGAACCTCATGGAAATTCTATTTCAGGAAGATTCTTCAATCACCATGTCAAGTGACAcagatgtttctctttcttcatatGATGAAGGTCAGGGATCTAAACTTATCCGAAAAGCTAGAGAGGCACCATTTGTCCCCATTGGTAAGTTTGAGTTTGATGGTCTAATAAGCTATTGTAAGCTTTAACACAGTAGAAGTGTGGTAAACTTGTTTGGTTCATCAAGAATTTCctgaaagcatttatttttgaatattttttcatatcttgAAATATGCTTAGATTGGTATGATGTAGCTCTTAttataaaaattcttctctgtgtAGTCAGACTTCTTGTTTTAGTGACTTATTTCAGTGAATGTGTTGGGACCTCAAGACTACCATCAGTCTCAATGATTTGCTGGAAGGACTCACAAGACTAAGAGTTGTTATACTCACAGTTGTGGTTCATTACAGTCTCTACTATATTAACTGCTTGCCTTTGGGGAtggaagtaagacagagaagagTTCCCCTGGCACTCTTAAAGGAATTTATTTACTGGCTTCACAAGcccacattttaaagatgatctTAACTTTCTGGATCTGCTACTGTTTGCTTCCAGTTGTGGATTTTTAGTTCTGAGGggggaaaattaaaaattcaatttgtaTGTTAGCTGGTTAATGGTCTCCTAAAGCatccttataaaaaaaaatagaacgtTGATTGATGACAAAATCATCTTGATTCCCTGCCCGCATGCATCTGACATACTTGTGACTGTCTGTTTTACAGGAATGGCAGGTTTTGCAGCAATCGTTGCATATGGATTATATAAACTGAAGAGCAGGGGCAATACTAAAATGTCTGTTCACCTGATCCACATGCGCGTGGCAGCCCAAGGCTTTGTTGTGGGAGCAATGACTCTTGGTAGGTTCCTACAGGACATTTCAAATTTGTGGCTCCCCATTAATGgatttctttgtaaataaaacaAGGTAGATACTTTTAGCTGACTTTGAAGCAGTTTGCAAATATCACTTACATTCATTTTCACATAAAAACTGAATTAATAGAAATAGTTCAAGTAGTGACATAGTTTTACTGTCTATGATATAATCTTACTaaggttttaaagaaagaaagaaaagatagtaCTGCCCATCACTGAGTTTATAATTTCTTTGAAGAGTCTAGATATGCAAATAGGGTTGGTAATAAGATCCATCATCTGGGAGAGACATGATTGCTGTTTTATTGAGTTTTTGAAGGTGGAAAAGATATTACATGCTTTTATAGGCTTTATAATTAATTGACTTTATCTGGTATTATATAGCAAGAGTAACTCCTTTTAAGGTTGCCagataaatattgatattttaacagTCTGAGCTAGTCACACTGGCCTTGAGATACTTGGGAACTTGTgtaaaaagaattttagaaatttgaaTTGTTTAAGAAAGCAAGAATGTAAGCAGCCTGGTGCCTGGTTCCCCTTGTAAATATTGTATGCTAGCAAGGGTGCTACTTTTAGCTATTTTATGaactgtttttaactttttaacactgaagaaaatatttaaatgcttaactagcattctttttctttaggtATGGGCTATTCCATGTATCAAGAATTCTGGGCAAAACCTAAACCTTAGAAGAGGAGATGCTGTCTTGGTCTCGGTGGTGCTTGCTTTAGTTAGACATCTCATATTGAGGTTATATGtttatgttgaaaataaattctgtggGTCAGACAATAACTTTGTAATTTGAATATTGGCTTCCTTTCTTGCAGGCTTGATTTGCCTGGTGACTAGTTCACTAGCTAAGTCATTCAGGGGAGTCAGATGAGCACAAAAACATGTCACTTTTAAATGCACTCGATATTGGTACAGTGTCCaccttcttaaactcttctgaTAAAATTAGTTGTAAAGAGGACAACATGCCAAACCTGAAAATGCTCCCAGTTGCTGCAGAATATCATATGCTTTTGATGTAATGTAGGAATCCTATTTACCCCAGTTAATTTAACTCTTTCTGACTGCCTTGTGGACTGAGTACTGTTTTTAAGGTCTGGCTGGCTCTTGAAGAACCCTTTCAGAACAGTGCACGgaatacaacattataaacctCCCAGCaactatgtgtgtgtttttaaaccaAACCTAAAGAGCTGGTAACAGCTGCTTTGAAGTAGTATCTGTTTCAGAATCATAGTTGTAAACATGAGAATAACTTAACTGTAGATCCCCGTTTAGCTGTTTTGTAATTGCAGAACTATAGTTTGCTGCTGTTatattagaataatttttaaatggcattttgaaATAGAAGTGTGTATTTTAAGTGCTAATGCAAAggtaaatgaaaaatactttttaaatgtgtgcaGTCTGTTTATTTCCTCTGAAAGAATCATAAATGTTAAACTAAATAAATCGCCTGTAATGGAAGAGATTTATGAGCAAGCTGGTTTGGTCAGACATTATACAAACTTTGGTATACTACAGAATGCTTTGTTTTACTTGTGAAATTCTCTTGTCTAACGTGAATTTACCTTCCATGGTGATAACATGGTAAATGTAATGTTATTAAAGTAAGTGAACACATCAAATGTCTTGTATTTATTTCAATTTGGAAAAAACTATCATTCTTCAAAGTAGCACAAGTAGTtccaagaaaagagggagaacatTTTATGCCTTTTGTAGGAGCCATAGTTAAAGACTATTTAACGAACAGGAATAATagctaacgtttattgagcatttactgcgTGCCACACACTGCTCTAAGCACTTTTCATGTAAAATGTCATTTAAGTTTCCTAACAACCCTAAGAAGTAGGAGCTATAATCCTCATTTCatggaggaggagactgaggtatGAATAGTTTTAAGTAAttaacccaaggtcacataagCTAGAGAAGGTTGTAGGTTTGGGACTGGAACCTGGGCAGTCAAGCAGTAGATGCCAACAGAGACTTGAAATGTTGGCCTTTGTGAAGTTAATGCTGCGTGGCAGTGGTTACCATAAATTAGTACTGTTAGACAAGAGGGTACGGCATGGTCTTGGCTCACTGCTCCACTGACTATATAACCTGGACCAACCAAGGTTTTCTCAGTTTTCTGCTAGTTAGAAATGAGAGACTGGACTATGTAATTTCTATAGTCCTATCTAGTTTATAGATCATTACATGGGTCTATGGgaaatgtgctttaaaaatataagctatTACAAGGAACTCTTCTCAGCCTCCAGTAGACATTATAGGAGTTGCTTGTAGCCAGTCCTAACAATTATTTCATGAAGGATAAGCCTATAGAAGAACAAATTTGTGAACAAGTTTCAGAAACTTTCTAATGGATGAGTACATTAttgattttgttaaataaatactaATTGAGAGAAGCTGATCTAGACAAATGCCAGAGGATAGAAGAACAGGAGCAAAATGTTGAGACTGTAGTGAGCATATTAAGTGATCAGGAGACAATAAGTAAGGGTGCTTGCCTGAAGAAGACAGTGGTAAATTAGGGTGGATGAATAGGCTGGCATCAGATTATGGAAGTTCTTAAAAGTGGCTCAAGTGGATGTAACACTACTTTTTACTGAGTCAGACCTGGGTTCATGGTTTTGCCACTTAGGAGCCGAGCAGccatggtttcctcatctgtaaagtggggacaatgTCAGTGGCCTAGGGTTGCTGGGAAGATAAAATGCAATGGTTAACATAACAGGGCTTAGCATAGCACCTGATGCATTAGTAATCTCTGAATGGCTGCTGTTACCATTGTTACTGTTAGGCTTGGGAATGTGGCAGCACAGAAGGTGTGTGGGCCCTCCACTCACAACTTACAGTCTAGCACAGAAGGCTGGCATTAGATCAGTGATTTCAAAAACCATGATAAATACTAGGTACAGGATGCAGCAGACTGGGGGACCTAACCCAGGGCTGGAGTCAGAGAAGGTATCCCCAAGGAAGTGGTGTTCTAACTTAAGATGATTTTTCGTCTTAAGTTAGAACATCAccttaagacactgatgaaagaaattaaagatgatacaaacatggagagatataccatgttcttggattggaataatcaacattgtgaaaatgactataccacccaaagcaatctacagattcaatgcaatccctatcgaattaccaatggcagtttttacagaactagaacaaaaaatcttaaaatttgtatggagacacaaaagaccccgaatagccaaagcagtctcgagggaaaaaaatggagctggaagaatcagactccctgacttcagactatactacaaagctacagtaatcaagacaatatggtactggcacaaaaacagaaatacagatcagtggaacaggatagaaagcccagagacaaacccaggcacctatggtcaactaatctatgaaaaaggaggcaaggatatacaatggagaagacagtctctttaataagtggtgctgggaaggctggacagctacatgtaaaagaatgaaattagaacactccctaacaccatacacaaaaataaactcaaaatggattagaaacctaaatgtaagaccggacactataaaactgttagaggaaaacataggaagaacactctttgccataaatcacagcaagatcttttatgatccacctcctacagtaatggaaataacaaaaataa encodes:
- the HIGD1A gene encoding HIG1 domain family member 1A, mitochondrial isoform X1, which codes for MEILFQEDSSITMSSDTDVSLSSYDEGQGSKLIRKAREAPFVPIGMAGFAAIVAYGLYKLKSRGNTKMSVHLIHMRVAAQGFVVGAMTLGMGYSMYQEFWAKPKP
- the HIGD1A gene encoding HIG1 domain family member 1A, mitochondrial isoform X2, which translates into the protein MSSDTDVSLSSYDEGQGSKLIRKAREAPFVPIGMAGFAAIVAYGLYKLKSRGNTKMSVHLIHMRVAAQGFVVGAMTLGMGYSMYQEFWAKPKP